In the Manis javanica isolate MJ-LG chromosome 14, MJ_LKY, whole genome shotgun sequence genome, one interval contains:
- the LOC108395087 gene encoding mitochondrial ornithine transporter 2 translates to MKSSPVIQAAIDLTAGAIGGTACVLTGQPFDTVKVKMQTFPGLYKGLSDCCRKTYSQVGLRGFYRGTGPALMAYVAENSVLFMCYGFCQQYVRQVVGLDKQAKLSDLQNAAAGSLASAFAALALCPTELVKCRLQTMYEMEKSGKITKSHNTIWSVVKNILKKDGLLGFYHGLSSTLLQEVPGYFFFFGGYELSRSYFASERWKDELGPVPLMLSGGIAGICLWLVVYPVDCIKSRIQVLSMSGKQAGFIGTLLSVVRNEGIAALYSGLNATMIRAFPANGSLFLAYEYSRKMMMSQFETY, encoded by the coding sequence ATGAAGTCCAGTCCTGTCATCCAAGCCGCCATTGACCTCACCGCGGGAGCCATAGGGGGCACAGCATGTGTCCTGACCGGGCAGCCTTTCGACACAGTGAAAGTGAAGATGCAGACGTTCCCCGGCCTCTACAAGGGCCTCAGCGACTGCTGCCGGAAGACGTACTCCCAAGTGGGTTTGCGGGGCTTCTACAGGGGCACCGGCCCAGCGCTGATGGCCTACGTCGCTGAGAACTCTGTGCTCTTCATGTGCTATGGCTTCTGCCAGCAGTATGTGAGGCAAGTAGTCGGACTGGACAAGCAAGCAAAGCTGAGTGACCTGCAGAACGCAGCCGCTGGCTCCTTGGCTTCTGCGTTTGCTGCGCTGGCGCTGTGCCCCACTGAACTTGTGAAATGCCGGCTACAGACCATGTACGAAATGGAGAAGTCGGGGAAAATAACAAAAAGCCATAATACGATTTGGTCCGTCGTGAAGAATATCCTTAAAAAGGACGGCCTACTGGGCTTCTACCATGGGCTCTCGAGCACACTACTTCAAGAAGTCCCGGGCTATTTCTTCTTCTTCGGTGGCTATGAACTGAGCCGATCGTATTTTGCCTCAGAGAGATGGAAAGACGAACTAGGCCCTGTCCCTTTGATGTTAAGCGGTGGAATTGCTGGCATTTGCCTTTGGCTTGTCGTATACCCAGTGGATTGTATCAAATCCAGAATTCAGGTTCTTTCCATGTCTGGAAAACAGGCAGGATTTATTGGAACTCTTTTAAGTGTGGTGAGAAATGAAGGAATAGCAGCCTTATACTCTGGACTGAACGCCACCATGATTCGAGCCTTCCCCGCCAATGGGTCGCTGTTTTTGGCTTATGAGTACAGCCGGAAGATGATGATGAGTCAGTTTGAGACATACTGA